In a genomic window of Suricata suricatta isolate VVHF042 chromosome 12, meerkat_22Aug2017_6uvM2_HiC, whole genome shotgun sequence:
- the ELOF1 gene encoding transcription elongation factor 1 homolog isoform X1 has product MGRRKSKRKPPPKKKMTGTLETQFTCPFCNHEKSCDVKMDRARNTGVISCTVCLEEFQTPITYLSEPVDVYSDWIDACEAANQ; this is encoded by the exons ATGGGGCGCAGAAAGTCCAAACGGAAGCCACCTCCCAAGAAGAAGATGACAGGCACCTTAGAGACCCAGTTCACCTGTCCCTTCTGCAACCACGAGAAGTCTTGTGACGTGAAAAT GGACCGAGCCCGCAACACTGGAGTCATCTCTTGTACCGTGTGCCTGGAGGAGTTCCAGACGCCCATCACAT ATCTGTCAGAACCAGTGGACGTGTACAGCGATTGGATAGACGCCTGCGAGGCAGCCAATCAGTAG
- the ELOF1 gene encoding transcription elongation factor 1 homolog isoform X2 — MGRRKSKRKPPPKKKMTGTLETQFTCPFCNHEKSCDVKMDRARNTGVISCTVCLEEFQTPITSQICQNQWTCTAIG; from the exons ATGGGGCGCAGAAAGTCCAAACGGAAGCCACCTCCCAAGAAGAAGATGACAGGCACCTTAGAGACCCAGTTCACCTGTCCCTTCTGCAACCACGAGAAGTCTTGTGACGTGAAAAT GGACCGAGCCCGCAACACTGGAGTCATCTCTTGTACCGTGTGCCTGGAGGAGTTCCAGACGCCCATCACAT CCCAGATCTGTCAGAACCAGTGGACGTGTACAGCGATTGGATAG